TAGACGATGCTTGGGTGGGTTTTGTGTCGACTTTCTCTATCAGTTCAAATATTAACGGGTCATTAGAGAGCTTGGGAACAatcctttcttatgttttaaaGCTGCAATAGTTCAAATGCATGTTGCCGTGCGAGATGGCAGAAAGAAGTCACGGCTTCAGAGTTAAAAGTACACAAAACATCACGTACCACCTGAATAGAGCAGCTTTTTCGGGTGTGTTTTGCCAAAATGTGAAGTAATAATACCAGATCTTAATCAGAAGCCTCATATTAGGTTGAAATGACAGCTCTTTTCCTCATAAAAACATCATAGGAGAGCTTTAGGAGTCGAGCTATTTTATATTCTTCAGATCACGACACATGGAAAACACTATGATGCAGTCCAGATAAATAACTCCGTTAGAGTCGACAGTgcttttacatttagttttctgGCACAAACTGAAGCTAAAAGACGGTTAGCTTTGCTGGTGATGAATCTGATGGCTTGATTAAACCTACACCCTGAAATAAAGCCACTGAGATTCTGTACCGTCCGACCATCACCTACAGCGCTGAGTGGCATTAGGAATAAGCAGCACAGTAACAGTCAGTAAAGTGGAACATGTATGGCTCTGTTGATGAGACTCAACATCCGATTTGGTGAAAATAAATCTTTGGTGACTATAACGTTTGAACATAAGAGCTTCCTGTAGGCCTTAAGTTTAAAttaagacaacaaaacaactctGAAGATCTAGTTTGTTGGTAACGGTGAACCACAAAATCGGTTTTTAGCGTCTTTAAATAAATCCAGATTCTAGTTTACTCAAATCAAGACGgcaaatactttttaattttctcataaataaataaaggtctCGACCAAAAGGTGCAGAGAACCTGTTAAATCAAAAACCCAGGATTAAGCAGGAGTGTCTTATCTGCTGTCAGAGACCATCTGCAGGATCAGGTCTCGAGCGTCCTGAACGCCGGAGCTGAGCTCGGCCTCGCCCTTCTTCACGTGGGTGCCGATGAGGAACAACCTGCGGTCCCCGGCCCCGGACAGAAACAGAGCGTCGTGCAGGTCGGTGATGCCGCAGGATCCTGGAAGGTCCTGGAAACACGAGTTAGACATGAGGAGAATTAACCctccagctttcaaaatgtcctACGTCTTAAAATTACTAAGCTATTAAAGTCACGTAGATATAAGACCTGAGAGAGAAATCCTTTCTATGCTTTCATGAAATCATTTCCTACACAGACTGTCGTAAACAAAGAGTCGATTCTTTTCATACTCAATAACTTTGCATGAACAAAACGGCATTTCCTTATGATATTAGTCAAATAAACCATTTACTGTGTCTGATTTTGATCATATTATCGAGCGGATTGTAAAGAAATGCAAATTAAATCCAGGTGCAATGTTACCTAGATTCTTTAAATGACATCTCTTGTTTTTAAGCAAATATGGAAGAAGTTCAATGGCTATACTTCTGTTCTGGTTCCAAATGAACATGTATTCTAATTTTCTTCCTCTTGTGTAAAAACTAATTGAATTTCTTTGGGTTATGTGGTTCTGATCTGACACACCAAGTCTTCACTTAGACTCTGGGACACTGTGATGGACATTTGTGCATTATTTCTGACCATTTTTAGACCAATCTACAATGAATCTTAATCAACTAATATAATACTGCATCCCATGTTGAAACAAAGTCTCTATTTATTAACTGTTCATAATACTTTGAGAGGCTTGCAGGCTTTTGTTGAAATCAATGTGGAGTGTTTGTTCTGTCACGCTCACCTGCTTGTTGGCCAGTACCATTAAAGGCAGGCGGGGGTCAGAGGCCAGCAGCTCATGGAGATGTTTCTTAGCGACGGGGAAGAGCTCCGGGTTGGAGGAGTCGACCACGAAGACCAGCAGCAGCGCCTTGGACATGTACTTCTGCCAGTAGGGCCTCAGCTCCGCTTTACCTCcaactgaaacacagacatgagaCTGTGACATCCTGTtcaacaagtgactaaatgagactgcTAACGTTATCATGTcatttagcttagtggtggtaatgtgaagtcatgtgaccgagATGTAGTTCATTCATAGCACAGCATTAGCTATGGCATTGAAgcttcaattattttaaaagtggtGTTGATATGTGGAGATTACCCTTCAAGTACCATGGAAAAATCCTATTAGCTTTTTGTCAAAGAAGCCCTTGCAATGCGAACATCCCTGCCCCACTTTATAGGAGCAGAAGTGACCGGTCACATTGGGGATCATCTCTTTTGGGTTCAGGACTTACTCTCCAGGAACTCGATTTGCaggtcctctctgctgatggaGACGGCGTTGAAGCCGTGCGTCGGCTCCATGTCGTGCTCCAGGCAGCCGGTGGACAGACAGTGCAGCAGGCTGGTCTTACCGGCTCCATCCAGACCCAGAACCAGAACCTGAGTCCCTGCTGACTGCACTGGCTTGGACTACAGTGCAAACAAAATCAGCACACAGCAGAAGAAGGCAGAAAACTATCTGGAATTTTTTGATACACCAATTTCTGTACTGATACCGTCAAGATTTGTAGaatcaataaatgtattgtttgatttatttgatgtaTGTTTTAATCACAGCTTTAGAGCTGCTACTATTTTGAAGTTTTCCCAACAGCCAGTAAATGAATTTCCCAAATACTGATATGGCCAATGAGGTTAAACATTAAGGTTAATATGTGGTTAATTTCAAGACTCATTGTAACAGATTACTCTTTGGTCCATGGTGAATTATAGCCATCACAGTCTAATGAGCAGAAAATGGTaaagatatattaaaatgtagGAAATCAGGAATTAAACAAAAGGTTTCAACATCaaatttttacattttctgtctctgaaatgaattatttttgtttcacttttaatataataaatgcattCCAATCTAATGGTCAGGTAAgcactacatttcccagaaccCCCCATGGCACAATCCAGAGAACTAGTATGAACGTGTGGCCATAAAATATAGCTTGGTATTTATTCAGCTGGTTGAAGTAGTAGTTTATACACCCTGGAAGAAgatcataataaaatataaactaaagcTGCTGTTATTAAGATCATTTTCGATCAACTTTGAATACTGAAACTATCATTTTAAGTACATTCGGATGTCAATATTAAAGGGGAACGTTATATTTACAAGTAATACTACACTCTCCACCAACGGTTTCTAACGGAAGGTGTGTCCATGGTAACGTGTTTTACCTCGGGTGCTTTCGGAGCTTCTGCAGCGACAACCGGCGCTTCAGCAGCGAcgacaacagtttgttcattCGCATTTTCCTCCCTtcgtttttcttcattttcgGCCTTTTTACAGTCTTCCTCCAGCCGCGTTTTGTTCTCTTTACCGCCTTCCTGGGTCTCCTTCTCCCCGGGAGAGGACGCGTAGTTCCAGATAAGATAAGCGACTCCTCCAGCCACAGCCACGGAGGCTCCGAGGACACCGGCTATCCTCAACCCGAACATTGTGCTCAACAGCCGGGGTTAATGTTCTACAATCTACCTGTCTTTTTACCTGTCTGTTTCCACCATTGTTCTTACTTTTCAGTGGTGCTTTCACTTCGTATCCACCCCCTCGGTCTCCTCCATGAATCAACAAGTGGATTAACAGGCAGGAAGCTGAACTCCTCCCGCACGATACTTCCGGAAAGAAGTGCGCCGCTTTCAGTTGCAGTGTTACTAACTAACCGCTTGATGGCGCCATTATTCAACTCTTTTAACAATCATGCATTataaccatagactgtataaataatgggCGTAGTATCCGTGATGTCACCCATAGCtttgtgaagagccgtaatgaagctcaaagtgggcgactcccaACGTCGACATCTTCCCAGTCTACCTCTGAAGcgggcgtggctactgaaacacgcccatctagctcgaagcttccaagctagcgaaggcttccaagctaggctacatgctaccgtatgctactctCATGCGGTAGTATTTTCTCCAGCGGCAAGGTGGCTATCACACGCTCCCGTTTAGCATCGTGGGCGTCTTGCTCGAAGGCTAACCCACGgctaattagctagctaacgagCAAATCTAACAACTGAGCAGACAATACTTTATATATTCtatggagcagacacactgataattagTGCTAACGGTGCTAAATTAATGATAAAgtttcacttaccgaaaaaactggaGACTAGACTTCTTGGACGGTCTGGTAGTACAATTATTCGCACAGCAAGCCAtattatgtctgatatttgcattcaaaaggcACCAACATGTCCGACAGGTCAAGTGCAGTGACTGTTATGCCTTGCACGACCGCTAgccagttcacactacacaactcgCTCGGGAGTCTTGAAGTCGTTGTGGTGCGCACACTACGCGATTAAACGGCGACAGGGGGTCACACACTACACGATCTGTCACCAGGATAAAGCACCggagtctgtctggtctccaaactacgTTTTGGCACGTTTTTTTttgcgctctcattggctgtagctcgTCGGCGCACCCATTACCGGGCGCAACCCTTTTCACGCTACAGGATTTGGACTCGCCGACAGGGGACGCGTCGGGGAGTGTCTCACCTTGCTCTtgagcagttcacacataacgATCAAATGCCGACTGCCTAGCCCGATTTAACGCCGATTTAACGCCGATTCGTCCCTGAGCTCCAAAATCCGTCTGGGAGCGGCCGATTGGGCTAAAAATCgtgtagtgtgaacttggcattagcggagctagcagagcagacaactagcggctagcgcccactgacggcgctaacctgtcaatcaaagcgaccacgcccttaattatgcataactttaagccttaatataattaaaacgggagagttatatagaaatccaccctcctcacagttgtcacgAATAGagaaattagctatagagaccgAAAGCAGTTTTTGTAccacactgtaaacatgtttatttctgctgtaaaaattggcattttaacaagtaaattgctctgttttggagccagtgCTCAGTTCACTGCTCAGcccggaggttgccccttgaTTATAACCAGTGGTAGAAAGTAGGCTCACTaggtaaatgtacttaattgcAACATTAACAAAATACTGATTGTTTCTAAGAGTAATTGGAACATGGaaaatcatttatatattaatcAATATTCAAAGTCaggatttttgaaaaaaggaaacacactaTTGGGTTTATTTAATGTCTACCATTACATATTTCTACACTGCAAATTTGAGCATATTTCCTTATGATACTGTGTTTCGTATTTGGGCACATGGAAGTACTGTTTTATGAAATATACTTAAATCTATTGTAATCCCATGTGCACAAAAGTTCCTACCCTTATGAGATTAGGCAGGAAAACACTTCTGAAAGGAAATTCTGCATTTCAGTTGTAAAATAAGTCAAACAAAGAGGTCATTTCCCAAATGAAATAGACTTTATTTAACCtggaggaacaaaaacaaacagaacatctTTACAGAGCTGAACACCCTCCTCCCTTCCCATCACGGTACGAACGGTGCTTTCTGGTTGATCCTCTTCACCGGCACCCTCTCCTTCTGCTCAGGAGCGCTGAGGAGCCAAGCCTGCAGCCGGCTCTCATCCCTCGTCACCCCGAGACTCTTCCAGGTCCGAGCCCTCAAAGATGGAGGCCTCTTTCTCCGCCCAGACTCATTACGCTGCTCTGTTCCCGAGCTGGAGGACTCCACCTTCTTCGGCTGCCTGTACATCCGGTCCTTGGACTCCTCCTGGAAGTTGCTGTAGCTCTTCTGCTTGATGGAGGAGATGAGTCTGGCCCTGGTGCTGTTGGCCTTAGCTTCCCTTTCCACCTCATCCTcgtcctcatcatcatcatcgtcatcatcatcatcatcatcatctccacCACCGTTGTCTTTGTTGTCCTGcgagcagtggtgtaaagtaactcagGTTATTCTACTTtctacattttagaagccaatattgtactttttactccattacatttattagaCAGCTTTTATATACTTAAGATTTAGATGAGCTAATGCAACATATAAATCAAtcattaaatacactttgacaTGTATTTATAGGTTGAGgaatccagcagcagtatataaagtatttaaattagcTCTACATTTTGCAGCTGTGATAAAAACACACCTATAATCACAAGAGTAAGGCAGTACTGAATATTGAATGTGGGACTTTTACTTTACAAAGTAATTTAAAATCGGAGTGATTCTTCCACCTGTGAGAAGGTCTTCTGCTGCCAGGTAAGGAGCCCTGCCATGCAGTCTTTCAGGCGTGTGGTGAAGTCTCGCTGGGTCATGTTGGCCTCACATTTGACCTCCACCTTCATGTTCTCATACTGGCTCTCGATGTAGCTCACCTCCTCCAGGATGTCTGCGGAGAGGAGCTCCTGCACGGCCATGCTCCTCCCAATAAACGCTGCACACGTGGTTtccttcttttgtttcctctgctTTAGGAAGGAGAGATGATGCGGCATGGCGGTGAAGTGAATGGCTTTTGCTGCAACAAGCTTGTGATAGATATACATCACATCTTGATGCCCCGAGTCCCCAGAGTCCTTGATGAACTTCTGGATTACGTCCCAGTCCTTCAGGGCGAGTCTGATCCTCACAGGGGGGACAGAGAGTTGAGTGTGGTACAACCCAAACATCAGATACAGGCCTCCCACACGGATCTGATAGCTGAATGGAGGCAGGAAGTACTTCACGGCCGTGGCTAAGGCTACTCTGCTGAACCTCTTCTGTTCAGCCATACTGACGATGCCTATGAAAACATCTGAGAAGCCCATCTGCCTCCAAACAGCGGCGAAATCCTCGTACCTGATGGAGTTTGACTGCTGGAAATAAGCCAGTAGTTCCTCCACATCTTCCGTCAGAGGGGTGTAGAAAAAGTCACTGAAAGTAGGCCGCAAACGAGGCATCCTGTCCTCTAAACTAACACCTCAGAGACAATCAGGAGTCTGAGAGCTCCGCAGGGATTCAGAGCAGGTGAGGCTCGTCATTAGTTAATCACCTGAAAACCACGCCCACCAGCGGAAGTGTCAATCATGCAGGTGTGCTTTAGAGAAGGCAAATCCTCTCTGTAAAGAATCAGGATCATGAGGCTCAGGTGGCACTGTCTGAATGATGTTAGTTTTAGTTTGGATATTCAATATTAACTCTTCTTCATTTTTGTGTCagtgacttaaaataaatggataTTATCTCGCTTCTGTTTCTCATCCATATTGTAATAAAAGCTTTTTGAGTTCTACACTGGAAAAAGCAACACACACGTTTTTCCTTGAGTTTGGGTCAcctattttatatgaatatttgatgaaaaaaatgtttaaatagtttCCTGGTCCTGGGACCCAGTGACTccaaatacatactgtattacTACACCTAAAAGGTTGTTAAGTCAGGGCAAAAATCTGTCGTTTTTCCCAAATAAATGAAGGTAAGTTCTTCAAAAAATAGTTtatgttagggaatattttgcttgggtgtttaacctttgacctagttcatcattttctccttcctctgtctctattctgATGGtatagttctttggccttggggttgctgtaatctccctgaaggaggggcagcttgggtgctttgttgttgccagtttctgaccgagcacaCGCTGACATGagagtttattgttcagggacatcTGGGCGCCTATTTATCTAGCTCTAGATGCTCTTGTGCGCATATTCTATTGCCAGCTTTAGTTAGATAGTGTCCGTTCCTGTTTAGTCTGGTGattgaagaatgttgattgtccattctGAACTACTTAAAACCTCGTACTacagtagagatcttcagatTTGGTCAGGCAACCGCTCTGTCAGCTcatgtcaattctccggccatcaaagttccagctttccctctgtctctctgagatttgtctccattgctccagaagtttccatcacagcaTAAACCACATTATCCAAATGCTGACCCCACACACAGATCAACATACGTTTCAAGAGCAGTATTTATGTCTTAGGAAGCACACGGGTCATGTGTCTTTGTTAAGGGTTTTATTAAGACTTAACAAAAAGGGATCACCTGTCTGGTCTGAAAACATGCTCTGGACAGAATACAATTCAAGaatctaaatgtgtttctgcttgaATTTAGACCAACACAgggattaaaaaataaatattccttATCACTTGTTTTTGTAGCTGATTGAAAGTAAAAGGACAATTTAAGAGAAAACATGAAGCAAAACAGAGTGTGATATCCTATTACTCAGAACCAAGAGATATTAAGGACAATTCTCCCAAAAACGTACTTCATGTTGCCTTGAAAAAGCAGTTTTCTTACCATCATAACCATCGATATGTAAGCTCTTGAAGTCAGTAGTGAAATTGTTTGATTGAATAGAGTGAGAGTGGATTAACCGACTCCTTAAAGACATTTAGAGACGTTTCTGAATGTCTGTCAATTACATGTGAGCAATTTGGATTAAGAAGATGGAGCACCAGGTaaaagtgaagaaaacaaaaacatggtaCCATTCATCTGAACCTTTaatgacaaataataaatggcaatatctgtttttaattaattccaCTGTGACCTCACAAGGTCGCGAGTAAAAACACTTGGTTTTGCAGAGCAACGAAAAGTTAATTTCTGTGGAAACGTCCTTTAAATACTCTTCTGTGTACTTTTAACTACAAATCAATGCCAAAGAATAGCAGAGGGCAGCTTTTGGTTTCACAGAATTCAATGAATGgtcagaacaaaaataaaacttgaaaataaaaaagcggATTTCTCTGAGGCAGCCGTGTGTCACGGGACGCTCCCCTCGACTACCAGCCTCCTTTgcctcctttcttcttcttctgtggtaccTTCTTGCGCGTTGCCCCCGACGCTGCAGGTTTCTGCTGTCGCGGGGGGACCACGTTGCTTGCGGGGGCCGTGGAGGAGCCGGATGCAGACCCTGGTCTGGGAGAGGTAGGGGGGCTGCTGGCTGTCTTACTTGCatccctggggggggggggggggggggggataattCATGTTAGAGGCAAGGAAGTATTTGTCCATTCTGGAATTGGTTAGCAGCTAAAAAGCACCAAATGTGATGCTTGACAAACACTGTGTCTCGTGTCTGTGAATactttaaaggaacatttaaataaatgtggtttcAAAAAATGCTCCTTTGCTCTCTTTTCAAGACTTAAATGAGAACACACATCGCTAATTTTCAGCATAGTACTTGGTAGTAGGTATATTTAGAGCATGAAGCAAGACAGCCTATTCCCAACAATCGGTTTCGGTTTTAGACTCAAAattgaaactaaaataaataaaaaatgacgtGACTGTGAATTATACCTTAAATCACCTCTactcattgttttgtttaaaactAATAAAGTTAGTATTTAATATACAAAGACAAACTGTGAAAAGCATAGTAAcctcacatttgagaagttTACTTGTGTATTTACACTTTGGCTGAGACTGAGAATAACTTCTGGCTGAAGTAACACTGCGGGACATCTCCACTGAGGATTCATTGACACGGAAACAGAAAGGAGAATCTTCTGAGCTTTTCCTCCATGAGACAAGTTAACAACTGGGTTTCCCGAACAACAAACAGCCCAGAGAGCTCCACCTGCAGGAGATGTGTATATCGACGTGATTGTTCACTCACAGCTCGGCTGAAGCTCCTGCTGTCGCTCCCTGTGTTCCTTTTCCGATCGTGTCCTTCTTCTTGCCCTTCTTCTTGCCTCTGTAGTAGGAACGCTCCCTCATGGGCAGCCACCGCTCCTGGTCAGGGGTCGCTTTGGGGTCGCAGTTCTTGGGCAGTTTGCCTACAAAAACAACGACAGGTTAGACAGATCTCTGGTCAATAACAAGATGCTAAGGTTATGACAGCTCTTAAGGAGTTAAGTTGAGGCCTTTTTCAAGCATTTTGTGAAAGCAAGTTTCCATTTCGGTCCAAACAATATTTGAGAAATGTCttacctttctttttcttcttcttctttttgatCTCGCCTTGGCTGTAAAACAAATCCAGACGGCATAAAGAAGGTGAAAGTgtcaatacttttttaaaaccatCTAGTATATTTCTGAAGCCAGTGTGAACACAGTAATGACAGTTCACACCTCTGTTCTTTGGGAAGGTTTTCTCCGATGACCTTAGCAGCCTTTTTCCTGACGTAGTTCGCTCCGTGGGAGTTCTCCAGCTCGTCCACGTCCACATTTAAGGCCATCGTTTCTGCGGAGGGGAGGTGTTTGCTGAGGCTGCACAGAATGCTTAGGAAAACCTATTTTATATTGGCATTTGAAAAGGTACACCCTGTAGtcctctttgcacttctacTGTTAGGAACTAAATGGTGTTCAAGAGGTCATAGCATATATGAAATAGAATTAAAATATAGTGTTCATCTCAGCTTGGATAACAAATAATGAGGCTCCATTACAGTTTTCTATACAGTTAACACAATACTGTTCTTTAGCTTCTGTGGTGTGGTCTTCTAGagctgaaaataaatacatttttaattctggCAATTTCACAACTAAGCAGTCAACCGTTTTGTCTAGAAATTAAACAAgtgaataattatattttccaaaatcacAAGGTGGTGTCTTCATATTTCTTATCTATCCAAGATAAGtctaaaacaacaaagatatgtattgatttcaggagGTCAAAGGATACGATTTGGCTTTATCTGTGTCCACCAGAGAGTACGCCGAGATGAGTTGTGCCAGTGTGTGGATGTCGTTggtgttttgccttttttgagaagaaaaaacaagacgCATTTTAGTTTTCCTGCTCCATAAGAACCTAATGATGTTTTGATTGAACAATAAGCAGAATCAACAGCTGAGAGATAACCACATCATCACAAACACTCCGCTCTGAACCACAGAGTGTTTCTACGGGGCTGAACTCACTTCCACAGCTGCTCCAGATCACTGATGGCTTCTTTTTTCCGTCCGTACTTCAGCTTGAAATTGGCAGCTTCTCGTACGAGGGCCAAGTGAGCAGCAGATCCgggctgtggaggaggaagattattaaatcaaaacacattcagaaatgaCTTCCTGTCATGGCTTAACGTGTCAGTAAATTATTACTAACAGCCTCGACTTTAGGTGGAGAGTGGCAGCTGGTATATTCTGCATTATGACcccatgtttgttttggatCATTCCTATCAAGTACTCTGATGTTTCTGCACAAATCCAAGAACATACATTTAAGACACAAACCTGCTTGGACTGGTAATGCTCGATCCCTTGTTTGAAAACCTCGATAGCGCTGTCGATGTCTTCTTCATGGGAGTACATCGTTACCAGAGCGGAAATCTGACGAGTCAACGACACAGTTTAGATTAGAGTTGAATCGTAGAGGTTACACAGTTACCAGGGTACGTAAACCAGCCACGCTTTATAGAAAAGGCAAATCTGAACACACTTACCATCCCCGATTTGTGCTTGAACTCTTCAATGGACCTTAGAACATCACAAGCTTTTGTTACGTGACCTAAAGACCAAAGACAGACCAAAAAAACGAGTATTATCACACAAACGCAGCCATGTGACCATAAAAACCAACTGAAAAT
The DNA window shown above is from Eleginops maclovinus isolate JMC-PN-2008 ecotype Puerto Natales chromosome 23, JC_Emac_rtc_rv5, whole genome shotgun sequence and carries:
- the arl9 gene encoding ADP-ribosylation factor-like protein 9, translating into MFGLRIAGVLGASVAVAGGVAYLIWNYASSPGEKETQEGGKENKTRLEEDCKKAENEEKRREENANEQTVVVAAEAPVVAAEAPKAPESKPVQSAGTQVLVLGLDGAGKTSLLHCLSTGCLEHDMEPTHGFNAVSISREDLQIEFLEIGGKAELRPYWQKYMSKALLLVFVVDSSNPELFPVAKKHLHELLASDPRLPLMVLANKQDLPGSCGITDLHDALFLSGAGDRRLFLIGTHVKKGEAELSSGVQDARDLILQMVSDSR
- the LOC134859479 gene encoding snRNA-activating protein complex subunit 1-like, with translation MPRLRPTFSDFFYTPLTEDVEELLAYFQQSNSIRYEDFAAVWRQMGFSDVFIGIVSMAEQKRFSRVALATAVKYFLPPFSYQIRVGGLYLMFGLYHTQLSVPPVRIRLALKDWDVIQKFIKDSGDSGHQDVMYIYHKLVAAKAIHFTAMPHHLSFLKQRKQKKETTCAAFIGRSMAVQELLSADILEEVSYIESQYENMKVEVKCEANMTQRDFTTRLKDCMAGLLTWQQKTFSQDNKDNGGGDDDDDDDDDDDDEDEDEVEREAKANSTRARLISSIKQKSYSNFQEESKDRMYRQPKKVESSSSGTEQRNESGRRKRPPSLRARTWKSLGVTRDESRLQAWLLSAPEQKERVPVKRINQKAPFVP